Proteins encoded within one genomic window of Nilaparvata lugens isolate BPH chromosome 11, ASM1435652v1, whole genome shotgun sequence:
- the LOC111061382 gene encoding calcineurin subunit B type 2: MGNESSLPMELCSNFDADEIRRLGKRFRKLDLDNSGALSIDEFMSLPELQQNPLVQRVIDIFDEDGNGEVDFKGQYSIDIYSVDISRYITAIYRYMYNVLKMMVGNNLKDTQLQQIVDKTILFADKDEDGKINFEEFCSVVGNTDIHKKMVVDV; the protein is encoded by the exons GGAAATGAAAGCTCTCTACCTATGGAGCTCTGCTCTAATT TCGATGCAGACGAAATTAGGAGATTAGGCAAACGATTTCGCAAACTGGATTTGGACAATTCTGGCGCACTGAGCATAGACGAGTTTATGTCGCTACCCGAACTGCAGCAGAATCCACTCGTGCAGCGGGTTATCGATATTTTCGACGAGGACGGAAACGGCGAAGTCGATTTCAAAGGTCAGTATTCTATCGATATATATAGTGTCGATATATCGAGATATATAACGGCGATATATCGATATATGTATAAC GTTCTGAAAATGATGGTAGGCAACAATTTGAAAGACACCCAGCTGCAGCAGATCGTTGACAAGACCATTCTGTTCGCTGACAAGGACGAAGATGGCAAAATCAACTTCGAAGAATTCTGTTCG GTTGTCGGAAACACAGACATACATAAAAAGATGGTTGTGGATGTGTGA